The following are from one region of the bacterium genome:
- a CDS encoding HU family DNA-binding protein, translating to MNKTDLINAVAEKSGLSKKDATSAVNAIFSTVPREGIIATEVAKGKRVQLTGFGTFERRNRKKRKARNPQTGAEIMIPATKYPAFSAGKSLKERVSSK from the coding sequence ATGAATAAAACCGATCTGATCAATGCTGTCGCTGAGAAGTCCGGGCTGTCCAAGAAGGACGCTACGTCAGCCGTGAACGCCATCTTTTCGACGGTGCCTCGCGAGGGCATCATCGCGACCGAAGTCGCGAAGGGCAAGAGGGTCCAGCTGACTGGTTTCGGCACTTTTGAACGCCGCAACCGCAAGAAGCGCAAGGCCCGCAATCCGCAGACCGGCGCTGAGATCATGATCCCCGCGACCAAGTATCCCGCGTTCTCCGCGGGCAAGTCGCTCAAGGAGCGTGTCTCGAGCAAGTAG